From one Lycium ferocissimum isolate CSIRO_LF1 chromosome 5, AGI_CSIRO_Lferr_CH_V1, whole genome shotgun sequence genomic stretch:
- the LOC132055269 gene encoding 1-phosphatidylinositol-3-phosphate 5-kinase FAB1B-like isoform X3, translating into MDKDYGSRKVHPNGEAVNEKSMSSLSSQNNFDPQASEGGQQIVKQDITDEFEASSSLYAAQDVNLEPVDFESNGILWLPPEPEDEREGLLFDDDDDGDTLGEWGYLQTSSSFGSGEYRGRDRSNEEQKKVVKNVVDGHFRALVSQLMQVEKLVTGEEDDKESWLEIVTSLSWEAATLLKPDTSKGGGMDPGGYVKVKCIASGRRTDSAVVKGVVCKKNVAHRRMTSKIEKARILILEGALEYQRVSNHLSSFATLLQQEMDHLKMAVAKIDAHSPDVLLVEKSVSRYAQEYLLEKDISLVLNIKKPVLERIARCTGGQIVPSIDHLSSETVGYCDMFHVEKFLEEHGTAGENGKKLVKTLMYFEDCPMPLGCTILLRGANGDELKKVKRVVQYSIFAAYHLALETSFLADEGASLPELPLNSPITVTLPDKTSTIDRSISTIPGFTIRGGEKTQGLISGGEQQRSNSAPPTDLVKAASICAQKIGVSEFPGLCTAQSTLSSFCKPSLDHESDRGILDMVEYSGAKASVSNDVQDAQGYKFLSTSSGPSQEVDQGMLSQIVQNDCNAMDVNRSHLQLDGKNVLDESASLKEEFLPSPSDNQSILVSLSSRCVWKGTVCERSHLFRIKYYGNFDKPLGRFLRDHLFDQSYRCRSCDMPSEAHVQCYTHRQGTLTISVKKLLEILLPGEKEGKIWMWHRCLRCPRDNKGFPPATQRVVMSDAAWGLSFGKFLELSFSNHAAASRVASCGHSLHRDCLRFYGFGMMVACFRYASIDVHSVRLPPSKLDFNYVNQEWIQHEVNQVIFRAELLFAEVLNAIRILVEKRSGRQLRINVPEARRQISDLEGMLQKEKAEFEESLQRILMKEVKKGQSVDILEINRLRRQLLFQSYVWDHRLVYADSLDDKSHWINRDVTSVEPEKPLVCNDKSTDLDNRADPSKWPNSSKSVSAILKAGENGDEGKRVSQNSHVDAVHQESVIGCDADCGIEKPPGLPVATKSFCVSHADESILQGRRALSKGQFPNMESLSDTLEAAWTGETTSVVGVLKGGTCKSSEPLLVDTLTTGSAEKVYTEDHGVEEQSGTKVSQSPLLLSSKGSENMEDVGSWLGMPFISFYRTLNKNFLPSAQKLDPLGGYNPVYISSFRETDAQTGARLLLPVGVNDTVIPVYDDEPTSIISYALASHDYHAQVSDELEKSKDATLDSNSAIQSQDYGNLHSSQSIDEMVLESYRSLGSMDESILSLSVSRSSFDLDPVSYTKTLHARVSFADDGSLGKVKYSVTCYYAKRFDALRRMCCPSEMDFIRSLSRCKKWGAQGGKSEVFFAKTLDDRFIIKQVTKTELESFMKFAPAYFKYISESLSTGSPTCLAKILGIYQVSSKHLKGGKESKMDVLVMENLLFGRNLTRLYDLKGSARSRYNPDTSGSNKVLLDQNLIEAMPTSPIFVGNKAKRLLERAVWNDTAFLALVDVMDYSLLVGIDEEKNELVLGIIDFMRQYTWDKHLETWVKASGILGGPKNASPTIISPKQYKKRFRKAMTTYFLMVPDQWSPPSGAPSKSQTDLCNENMQGG; encoded by the exons ATGGATAAGGACTATGGATCACGTAAAGTTCATCCTAATGGGGAAGCTGTTAATGAAAAAAGTATGAGCAGCTTGTCCTCGCAGAATAATTTTGATCCCCAAGCTTCTGAAGGAGGGCAGCAGATTGTAAAGCAGGATATTACTGATGAATTTGAAGCTTCATCATCCTTATATGCTGCGCAAGATGTTAACCTGGAACCTGTGGATTTTGAAAGCAATGGAATTCTGTGGCTCCCACCTGAACCAGAAGATGAACGGGAAGGACTGCTGtttgatgacgatgatgatggaGATACTCTAGGAGAGTGGGGATATTTACAAACGTCAAGCAGTTTTGGAAGTGGTGAGTATAGAGGTAGGGACAGGTCAAATGAGGAGCAAAAGAAGGTAGTCAAGAATGTTGTTGATGGCCACTTCAGGGCTTTAGTATCTCAGCTTATGCAGGTTGAAAAACTTGTCACTGGTGAGGAAGATGACAAAGAGAGTTGGTTGGAGATAGTTACGTCCCTGTCGTGGGAAGCTGCCACACTTTTGAAGCCAGACACAAGCAAAGGTGGGGGAATGGACCCTGGGGGATATGTAAAGGTGAAGTGCATTGCATCTGGGCGCCGTACTGACAG TGCTGTAGTGAAAGGAGTTGTCTGCAAGAAAAATGTGGCTCATCGGCGAATGACATCAAAAATAGAGAAGGCCCGCATATTAATCCTCGAAGGTGCTCTCGAGTACCAGCGCGTGTCTAACCACTTATCAAGTTTCGCTACATTGTTGCAGCAG GAAATGGATCATCTGAAGATGGCTGTTGCCAAAATTGATGCACACAGTCCAGATGTGCTTCTGGTGGAAAAATCTGTTTCTCGCTATGCGCAGGAGTACCTCTTGGAAAAAGACATATCACTTGTCTTAAATATCAAAAAGCCAGTTTTGGAGCGTATAGCTCGCTGCACTGGTGGTCAAATAGTTCCTTCAATAGATCATCTCTCATCTGAAACAGTGGGATACTGTGACATGTTTCATGTTGAGAAGTTTCTGGAAGAACATGGTACAGCTGGAGAGAATGGAAAGAAGCTGGTAAAGACACTGATGTACTTTGAAGACTGTCCAATGCCACTGGGATGCACC ATATTACTCCGTGGTGCAAATGGAGATGAGTTAAAGAAAGTGAAGCGTGTGGTTCAATATTCTATTTTTGCGGCTTATCATTTGGCTTTAGAAACATCCTTTCTTGCTGATGAAGGAGCCTCTCTTCCTGAACTTCCTTTGAATTCTCCGATTACTGTTACACTTCCagataaaacatcaacaatcgacagATCCATCTCAACTATACCCGGTTTTACAATTCGTGGCGGTGAAAAAACACAAGGGCTGATATCTGGTGGTGAGCAGCAAAGGTCAAATAGTGCTCCGCCAACCGACCTGGTCAAGGCTGCCAGCATTTGTGCTCAGAAGATAGGTGTGTCAGAATTTCCTGGCTTATGTACTGCTCAAAGCACCCTGTCTTCCTTCTGTAAGCCCTCTCTTGATCATGAGTCTGACAGAggtattttggatatggtgGAGTATTCTGGAGCAAAGGCATCAGTATCCAACGATGTCCAAGATGCCCAAGGATACAAGTTCCTTTCGACTAGTTCTGGTCCTTCACAGGAAGTTGATCAAGGTATGCTCTCACAGATTGTTCAAAATGATTGCAATGCTATGGATGTGAACCGAAGTCATTTGCAACTAGATGGGAAAAACGTTCTTGATGAATCGGCGTCTTTGAAGGAAGAGTTTCTTCCATCTCCATCTGACAATCAAAGCATTTTGGTTTCCTTGTCGTCCCGATGTGTTTGGAAAGGAACTGTCTGTGAAAGATCTCATCTCTTTCGGATTAAATACTATGGGAACTTTGATAAGCCATTGGGCCGTTTTCTACGAGACCATTTGTTTGATCAA AGTTACAGGTGCCGTTCATGTGATATGCCTTCAGAAGCTCATGTTCAGTGTTATACTCACCGACAGGGTACTCTAACTATTTCTGTTAAGAAGCTGCTGGAAATTCTTTTGCCTGgtgaaaaggaaggaaaaatatGGATGTGGCACAGGTGCCTTAGATGTCCACGCGATAATAAGGGCTTTCCTCCAGCAACTCAAAGAGTAGTGATGTCTGATGCTGCTTGGGGCTTGTCCTTTGGGAAGTTTCTAGAACTTAGTTTTTCAAACCATGCAGCTGCAAGTAGGGTGGCAAGCTGTGGTCATTCGTTACATAGAGACTGTCTTCGGTTTTACGG CTTCGGGATGATGGTTGCTTGCTTTCGCTATGCATCGATTGATGTTCACTCAGTACGGCTTCCTCCCTCAAAACTGGATTTCAACTATGTGAATCAGGAATGGATACAACATGAAGTGAATCAG GTCATTTTCCGAGCTGAACTTTTGTTCGCTGAGGTTCTTAATGCAATTCGGATTTTGGTGGAGAAGAGATCTGGGAGACAACTTAGGATTAATGTACCTGAAGCAAGACGCCAGATTTCTGATTTGGAAGGGATGTTGCAGAAGGAGAAAGCAGAATTTGAG GAATCCCTCCAGAGAATTCTCATGAAGGAAGTGAAAAAGGGGCAGTCTGTTGATATTTTGGAGATCAATCGATTGAGAAGACAGCTGCTTTTTCAATCTTATGTTTGGGACCACCGTCTAGTATATGCAGATAGTTTGGATGACAAGAGTCATTGGATTAATAGAGATGTTACCTCTGTGGAACCTGAGAAACCGTTGGTTTGTAATGATAAGTCCACTGATCTAGATAATCGTGCTGATCCCAGCAAATGGCCGAATAGCTCCAAATCTGTTTCTGCAATTTTAAAGGCTGGTGAAAATGGggatgaaggaaaaagagttaGCCAAAACAGTCATGTGGATGCTGTTCATCAAGAATCTGTAATTGGTTGTGATGCTGATTGTGGAATCGAAAAACCACCTGGTCTTCCTGTTGCAACAAAAAGTTTTTGCGTATCACATGCAGACGAATCCATATTACAGGGGCGTAGAGCACTATCCAAGGGGCAGTTCCCAAACATGGAGAGTTTGTCAGATACTCTTGAGGCAGCTTGGACTGGTGAAACAACTTCCGTTGTTGGAGTGCTGAAGGGTGGTACCTGCAAATCTTCTGAACCACTTCTGGTGGATACTTTGACGACTGGATCGGCAGAAAAAGTGTATACTGAAGACCATGGGGTGGAGGAACAGAGTGGGACTAAGGTGTCTCAGTCTCCTCTTCTATTATCCTCCAAAGGCTCCGAAAACATGGAAGACGTTGGGAGCTGGTTAGGTATGCCTTTTATTAGCTTCTACCGGACGCTGAACAAAAACTTTTTACCAAGTGCTCAGAAATTGGATCCACTTGGGGGATATAATCCAGTATACATTTCATCATTTCGAGAGACAGATGCCCAAACTGGAGCAAGATTACTCCTACCTGTTGGGGTTAATGATACTGTTATACCagtgtatgatgatgagcccactAGTATTATATCTTATGCACTAGCGTCTCATGATTATCATGCCCAAGTATCTGATGAGCTTGAGAAATCTAAGGATGCTACTTTGGACTCTAACTCTGCTATCCAGTCACAGGATTACGGTAATCTGCACTCCTCTCAATCAATTGATGAAATGGTTTTAGAATCCTACAGAAGTCTTGGATCTATGGATGAGAGTATCTTGTCCTTGTCTGTTTCTCGCAGCTCTTTTGATTTGGATCCAGTATCATACACAAAGACACTGCATGCCAGAGTTTCTTTTGCAGATGATGGATCGCTAGGGAAAGTGAAGTACTCAGTGACTTGTTATTATGCAAAGCGCTTTGATGCCTTGAGGAGGATGTGTTGTCCATCAGAGATGGATTTCATAAGATCTCTTAGCCGCTGTAAGAAGTGGGGAGCCCAAGGAGGCAAGAGCGAGGTTTTCTTTGCTAAAACCTTGGATGACCGATTTATTATCAAGCAAGTGACAAAGACAGAGCTGgaatcatttatgaaatttgcTCCTGCatatttcaaatatatttcTGAATCATTAAGCACGGGGAGTCCAACTTGCTTGGCAAAAATTCTGGGGATCTATCAG GTGTCGTCAAAGCATCTTAAAGGAGGAAAGGAATCTAAAATGGATGTGCTAGTTATGGAGAACCTTCTATTTGGGAGGAACCTGACGAGGCTTTATGACCTGAAAGGTTCTGCGAGGTCTCGTTACAATCCTGACACCAGTGGAAGCAACAAAGTCTTGCTGGATCAGAACTTGATTGAAGCGATGCCAACTTCACCTATTTTTGTTGGAAACAAAGCAAAAAGACTTTTGGAGCGAGCTGTATGGAATGACACTGCTTTTCTTGCT TTAGTTGATGTGATGGATTACTCACTATTGGTTGGGATTGATGAAGAGAAGAATGAACTTGTTCTTGGGATTATTGACTTCATGAGACAATATACGTGGGATAAGCACCTGGAGACTTGGGTTAAGGCCTCTGGGATCCTTGGTGGACCCAAAAATGCGTCACCGACTATAATCTCACCTAAGCAGTACAAAAAGAGGTTCCGGAAGGCCATGACTACCTATTTTCTGATGGTCCCTGATCAGTGGTCACCACCATCTGGTGCTCCCAGTAAATCACAGACTGATTTATGCAACGAAAACATGCAGGGTGGCTGA